TCTTGTAGAAGCCGGCAACCGAGGCATAGCCGCCTTCACCGAAGTAGGTTTCGTAAGCGAGGTCGAACTGCCACGTCTTGAACGGCTCGAGGCGCGGGTTGCCGCCCTTGCCGCGAACGATGCGGGTCGTCTGGTCATAGCCGAGCTCGAAACCGGCATTCATCTGGTCCATGCGGGCACGGGCCAGAACCTGCGCGACGCCAAGACGGATCTTGTTGTCGTCATTCAGGTTGAAGGCGACGTTCATGCTGGGCAGGAAGTCCCAGTATTTCTTGCCGTCGGTCACTTCGAGAAGTTGGACGGTGTTCACACCGTTTTCAGCGACCACACGAACCGCCGAACCGGTCGAGCTCTGGTCCGAATGAACCGCCTGCACGCCGATGTTGCCGGTAACCGGCAGCTCGCCGAGCATGGTGTCGATATTGGCCTGAACATAGAAGTTCGAGACTTTCTCTTCGACAAGCCAGCTGTTGGTGGAGCGCGAAAGCTCGCTCTCGGATGCATCGGTCACGAGATAGGCGCCGGATTCGTAAAGCGCGCGGGCGTCATACGAAAGCATGTTGCCCATGCCGATGAATTCAAGCGAGGTCGGATCCAGGAGATACTGCGACGGAACCGGGAGCGTGTTGAAGGTCTGGTCCGCAGCAAACTCTTTCAGGGTCAGGAAGAAGCCCTGATCAAGCAGGCTCTTGGTGCGCTTCGAATAACGCGCGCCATATTCGATCGACGACAGGAAGCCGTTATCGAGCGTCTGTTCGGCACTCAGGTGAACAGCCCAAAGCTCGTCATCGGTTTCAGGCGCGTTGACGAAGCCGTCCTGGCCGCGGTCGTTGTCGAACACACCGGCACCGATCAGGCCACCACCCCAGCTGAGCGGACCGCCAAGCTGGATGAGGTTCGGGTCGGAATAGTCAAGACCGTGGGTGAAGATGGCACTACCATCCGGCGTGATGGTGAAGCCGATATTATCGGTCGCACCTACACCTGAACCACGGCCGGTACCGGAATAGGTCTCGGTGTTGCGCTCGGTGCGGTCAACGCTCGAATAGCTGAGGTCGGCTTCAAGGTGCCAGGTCTCGCTCAGCTCGTATTTGGTGTTCCAGCCGAGGGCGAGGGTTTTGGCCTTGCGGTCCACGAAGTCGTTACGAACCACAACCTCGGCGCCATTGAACTGGCCTTCGGTGATAAGGCCGTTATCTGCCGTCCAGCCGTCCTGCAGCGAAGCACCCGACCACGACAGCGGAATTTCGATGCCGCGCAGGGTCTGCTCGTCGTCGAATTTCGAATAATAGGCGTCAATCGTGGTGCTGAAGGCGCTGTCATGCGGCGCGAATTCGAGCACGCCAAGGAAACCGTCGCGAGTCAGTTCGTTCGACTTCACATAGGGCTTGGCACCACCGATGACGAGGTTGCCATCTGCATTGCCGTTATCGCTCGGGAAGCCCCAGGCATTCCAGCGCTCTTCCTGCGTCGGTGACAGCATGCGGGCATAACCGAGCGCGAGGCCGATGGTGTCGTCCGCGAACTGGTCAACGTAGGAAACGCTGCCGCGGTAGCCCCAGGCCGACGTGCCGGAGTTGAGGGCACCGAGATCGGCATATTCCGCGCGGGCGTTCACAACCAGTGCCTGCTTGCCATAAGCAAGCGGCTTGATGGTCTGCAGGTCAACGGTACCGCCGACCGCCTGGCTCGTCAGGCTCGCGTCCGGCGTCTTGTAGATCACGACGCCGTTGATCAGTTCCGACGGATACTGGTCATATTCCACCGCGCGGTTGTTGTTGGCCGAAACCTGTTCGCGGCCATTCAGCGTCGTGGTGGTGAAATCGGGGGCAAGGCCACGGATCGAGATCACGTTGGCGCGGCCATCAAGGCGCTGGGCAGCAAGGCCCGGCAGGCGCGCGATCGATTCAGCGATCGAGGCATCGGGCAGCTTGCCGATATCTTCCGCCGAAATGGCTTCTACGAGCGAGCTTGAAGCACGCTTCTTTTCAACCGACGACAGGATCGAGGCACGGATACCCGTGACGACGATCTCATCGAGTTCAGTTTCGTCAGCGCCCTGATCCTGCGCCGAAACACCGCCGGTTACCGCGAAAGCAAGCGCAGCACCGGTCGCCACACCGGCCAGCAGCCGAATGCGGAAATCCTTCTTAGTCGTTTCCATGACCCTCTCCGAAGAATGCACGTTTTTCCCTCCCGTACCGAACCGGCCACCCGATTTTGAGGGGCGGCGAAAGACGGCGCACACCCCCTTCCGGTCTGCTCCGCCAACGTTCGGTCGTTTGCAAAAATTATCCAACATATTGCAAAATACAAGCTGATTTTTGAAATTTGTTACAATCTTTGCAAAAGTTTGCATTGCACAAAAGATTAGACCAATTTTGCCGCAACGCACAAAAAATGGCTGAATACAACGTTTTTTCTTGATTTACCCGATAAGTCCTGATCCATAATGCGCCTCAAGATCGACCGAACATTGGTTGAAACGTTTTGCAAAAACGATGCGTAATTTTGCAAAACCATAGAAACGGCAAGCCGCTCCGGGCGATGCTTGCAACAAGGGGTCGGACCGCCACAGTGCGGCCAGGGGAGTGAATCGATGGTGTCATCTGCCAGTGCCATGCTCGGCAATCTCGATTATTCGATCATCGGCATCTATTTCAGCGCCATTTTCCTTCTCGGCATCTGGTTCGCCAAACGGTCCCATTCGGCCGAGGACTATTTCCTCGCCGGCCGCAAATCGACCTGGCCGATCATCGGCCTGTCGCTTTTTGCGTCCAACATCTCGGGTACCACGCTCGTCGGGCTCGCAGGCGACGCCTACGCCACGGGTATCTCGGTCTATAACTATGAATGGCTGGCTGCTGTCATCCTCGCTTTCTTCGCGATCTTCGTGCTGCCGTTTGTGCTGCGTTCCCGCGTCTTTACAATGCCAGAATATCTGGAACGGCGCTACGACAAGCGGGCGCGGGTCTATTTCTCGGTACTCACCTTGTTCCTCACCATCGTGATCGATACGGCCGCCACACTTTATGCCGGCGGGCTGATGCTGAAGCTCTTCTTCCCCGACACGCCGATGTGGGTAACGATCACCGGGCTCGCCACCTTTGCCGGCGCCTACACCATCGCCGGCGGGCTGGCGGCCGTGATGTATACCGATTCCGTCCAGGCGGTCATTCTCCTTGTCGGCTGCACCGTCATTTCGGTCATTGCCTATAATACGGTCGGGGGCTGGGATGCGATCACCGCCGCTGTACCAGAAACCAAACTTAGCCTCATCCGTCCGCTCGATGATCCGGGCATGCCATGGCTCGGCCTCCTGCTCGGGGCGCCGCTCCTTGGCTTCTATGTCTGGTGTAACAACCAGTTCATGGTGCAGCGCGTGCTTTCGGCCAAGTCGATCGAGCATGGCCGCTGGGGCGCGCTGTTCGGTGGCCTGCTGAAGTTGCCGGTACTGTTCCTGATGGTACTGCCGGGTACCGCCGCCATCATCCTGTTCCCGGAACTCGAACGCGCTGACCTCGTGTTCCCCACCCTGCTGACGCACCTGCTGCCTACTGGCCTTCTCGGCCTTGTGCTCGCCGGCTTCCTTGCTGCGATCATGAGCCAGGTGACCTCGACCGTGAATTCCGCCGCCACGCTCGTGACGATGGATTTCATCAAGCCGCGCTGGCCGGAACTGAAGGCCGACCGCATGGTCGCCGTCGGCCGCCTTGTCACGCTGTGCATCCTGCTCGCCGCGATCCTCTGGGCGCCGCAGATCGGCAAGTTCGATTCGCTCTTCAAATATCTGCAGAAGATCCTGACCTATGCGGTGACGCCGACCGTGGCGCTTTTCATCCTCGGCAGCTTCTGGCGCGGTGCGAACGCCACGGGGGCGATTGCCACGCTCGGCCTTGGCACGCTCGCCGGTGCCATCTGCTTCGTGCTGATTGAAGTCACCGGCACCTTCCATCTGCACTTCCTCTATATGGCGCCGATCCTCTTTGCCTTCTCCTGCCTCGTGCTGGTGGTGGCAAGCGGCCTGAAGCGCGGTTCGGAAGTCTCCGACGTCGAAAATTATGTCTGGACGGTTGCAGGCTACCGCGCCGAGACCGAGGCGCTGAAGGCTCTGCCCTGGTGGCAGAATTACCGCCTGCACGCGCTCGCGCTCACCGTGATTGCCACCGTCATTGTTGTCTCGTTCCGGTAAGGGGGTTGCCGAATGATTAGTCAGAAGTTTCTTACGGGCGCCTTCGCCAGCGTATCGCTTGCCGCCCTTCTTGCCGCCTGCAGCCCGGAGCAATCAACCGAACAGGCGAAAGCCCCTGCCGAGGCAACCGAGGGCGTGAAGGTTACAAGCCCCGCTGACCGGCCGGCCACGAACGAGGTGATCTATTTCATCCTGCCCGACCGCTTCGCAAACGCTGACCCGTCGAACGACCGTGGCGGCATCGCGGGCGAGACCCCCGACCATGGTTTCGACCCCACCCACAAGGGTTATTTCCACGGCGGCGACATCAAGGGCATCACCGAGAAGCTCGATTATATCGAAGGGCTGGGTGTCACCGCGATCTGGATGACGCCGATCTTCAAGAACAAGCCGGTGCAGGGCAACCCGGGCGACCAGTCGGCGGGCTATCACGGCTACTGGATCACCGACTTTACCCAGATCGATCCGCATTTCGGCACCAATGACGACCTGAAAGCGCTAGTGGCAGCGGCCCACGCGCGCGGCATCAAGGTGATTTTCGATATCATCACCAACCACACGGCGGACGTGATCAAGTATCTGGAATGCGCCGGGCCAGATACCGGCAAAATGATGCCCGAACAGGCCGATTGCCCGTATCGCCCGCTGGGCGAGCCCAAATATACGGCCTATGTGCCTGCGGCCGAAGCCGGGATCAAAAAGCCCGAATGGCTGAACGACACGCGCTATTATCACAATCAGGGTAATTCGACCTTCAAGGGCGAAAGCAGCCTTTATGGCGATTTCG
The Gimibacter soli DNA segment above includes these coding regions:
- a CDS encoding TonB-dependent receptor — protein: METTKKDFRIRLLAGVATGAALAFAVTGGVSAQDQGADETELDEIVVTGIRASILSSVEKKRASSSLVEAISAEDIGKLPDASIAESIARLPGLAAQRLDGRANVISIRGLAPDFTTTTLNGREQVSANNNRAVEYDQYPSELINGVVIYKTPDASLTSQAVGGTVDLQTIKPLAYGKQALVVNARAEYADLGALNSGTSAWGYRGSVSYVDQFADDTIGLALGYARMLSPTQEERWNAWGFPSDNGNADGNLVIGGAKPYVKSNELTRDGFLGVLEFAPHDSAFSTTIDAYYSKFDDEQTLRGIEIPLSWSGASLQDGWTADNGLITEGQFNGAEVVVRNDFVDRKAKTLALGWNTKYELSETWHLEADLSYSSVDRTERNTETYSGTGRGSGVGATDNIGFTITPDGSAIFTHGLDYSDPNLIQLGGPLSWGGGLIGAGVFDNDRGQDGFVNAPETDDELWAVHLSAEQTLDNGFLSSIEYGARYSKRTKSLLDQGFFLTLKEFAADQTFNTLPVPSQYLLDPTSLEFIGMGNMLSYDARALYESGAYLVTDASESELSRSTNSWLVEEKVSNFYVQANIDTMLGELPVTGNIGVQAVHSDQSSTGSAVRVVAENGVNTVQLLEVTDGKKYWDFLPSMNVAFNLNDDNKIRLGVAQVLARARMDQMNAGFELGYDQTTRIVRGKGGNPRLEPFKTWQFDLAYETYFGEGGYASVAGFYKKVQSFPFTTFEEYDFTDVLANAGITDAASNTGLIERPGNIDGGKIYGVELSMSVPFSMFSEALDGFGVLGSASFTKSSIRETPDSDPIKMPGLSKTVLNGTIYYEKHGFQARASLRHRSSFLGEVSTLSLARALVDVKPETIVDAQIGYDLSEVGIEGLSLLFQVNNLTNEPFTSYYNNDPRQVRDFQNYGRTFLFGVTYKM
- a CDS encoding sodium:solute symporter; protein product: MVSSASAMLGNLDYSIIGIYFSAIFLLGIWFAKRSHSAEDYFLAGRKSTWPIIGLSLFASNISGTTLVGLAGDAYATGISVYNYEWLAAVILAFFAIFVLPFVLRSRVFTMPEYLERRYDKRARVYFSVLTLFLTIVIDTAATLYAGGLMLKLFFPDTPMWVTITGLATFAGAYTIAGGLAAVMYTDSVQAVILLVGCTVISVIAYNTVGGWDAITAAVPETKLSLIRPLDDPGMPWLGLLLGAPLLGFYVWCNNQFMVQRVLSAKSIEHGRWGALFGGLLKLPVLFLMVLPGTAAIILFPELERADLVFPTLLTHLLPTGLLGLVLAGFLAAIMSQVTSTVNSAATLVTMDFIKPRWPELKADRMVAVGRLVTLCILLAAILWAPQIGKFDSLFKYLQKILTYAVTPTVALFILGSFWRGANATGAIATLGLGTLAGAICFVLIEVTGTFHLHFLYMAPILFAFSCLVLVVASGLKRGSEVSDVENYVWTVAGYRAETEALKALPWWQNYRLHALALTVIATVIVVSFR